A window of Desulfovibrio sp. UIB00 genomic DNA:
AAGAGTTCTTGCCGTACCGGGTGAAATGGCGTGAACAGCATGCGTTGTCTGGTCTTGCACGGTCTGGCGGGGAGCCCTTTTGAGGTACGGCCTGTGGCCGATGCCCTTGAAGCTGCGGGCCATGTTGCCCTGTGCCCCGTGCTGCCGGGACATGCCGCCTCGGAAGAAGAATATCTGGCAAGTTCATACTCGCAGTGGCTTGACTGCGCCCGCGCAGCCTACCTTGAGCAGTGCGCGGGCGGGCCCGTGCTGCTGGCTGGCTACTCGCTGGGCGGGCTGCTGGCGCTGAACATTGCCGCAGAGGCCGCCGAGGGGCGACTTCCGGCCCTGGCGGGCCTGGCCCTGCTGGCAACGCCGCTTTTCTTGTGGCGTATGCATCCCTTTTTCCTTGCTGACTGGCGCATGCCGCTGCTGCCCCTGTGGTGCCGTTTGCAGCCAGTGCGGCAGTTGCCGCCACGGTCTGCGGCGAGCCGGGCCGTTGCCCCCTGGCAGGGACACGAAACCCTGTGCTCGTACCGCCACTTGCAGCAATTGGCGCTGGCGCAAAAAAAGGCGAGGGCGGCTCTTGGCGGGATATCTGTGCCGTTGTGCGCCGTGCAGCTATATAGTGATGGAGTATGCCCGCCCTTCAATTCCAGTTTTCTGGTTGAGCAGTGCGGCGCGACTGATGCGAGGCTGCATCTTTTGCGGGTAACAAGCCCTCACGGCGGGCATTTGCCAACAACGCACGTGGAAAGCCGTGGCCGCGTGGCCGCCATTGTCGCTGCCTTTGCCAGCGAAGTGGCGGCGGGAAAGGCTTGCAAGATTGCGCCGCAGCGTATATAGAAATTGGCTGGCATTGCGCGAAAATCGGGCGCGGGCAACCTTTTGCCCTTGCCGATGCCGGGCGGTACTTTTTTAATGCTATACCCACACCCTATGGAGGTGCGTTTTGTTTGAATCCTTAGCTTATGCCATGGGCACGCCTCAGGCCGGGGCCGCTCCCGCCAGCGGACAGGAAATGCTGATGCAGTTTCTGCCCCTCATCGTCATGTTTGTCATTTTCTGGTTCCTGCTTATCCGTCCCCAGCAGAAGCGGGCCAAGGCCCACAAGCAGATGCTGTCCGAACTGAAGCGCGGCGACCACGTTATGACCTCCAGCGGCCTGCTTGGTCGTATTCTTGAGATCGACGATGAACAGGTGCTTCTTGAAAGCGGCGAAGCCAAGGTGCGCGTTTCTCGCGGCGCCATCGGCGGCGTTGTGCCTGTCAAGGGCGGCAAGGACACCAAGGAAGAAAAGTAGCAGGTCGCTTTGGCGGCTTGTGTCTGCCTCTGCCAGGCGGGCAAAGTGCATGGCCCATGAGCTGGACTGGCGGTTGCCGGATCGGCTCAAGGGCTTTTGCCTCTTGACGTGCCCGGATTTTCGGGTCTTCGGAGTTTCCGGCTTTGTCGGTAGCCCTGCGGCTGTCCCTCAAGGGATAGCCGCGCGGTTGCGGCAAAGCTTAATCTGTTGTGTGGAAGGTGAACGATGGGTCTGCTCTGGCGCTTGTCCATAGCCATCATGGTTTTTGTGTTGTCCCTTGTTTACGCGCTCCCCAGCGTTCCCTATCTGGGAACAGCTCTTGAGCGCGTTCTGCCGTCGAGCAAAATCAATCTCGGCCTTGACCTCAAGGGCGGCATCCATCTGACGCTTGGCGTTGACGTTGCCAAGGCCGTGAGCAATTCGCTGGCCCTGACCGGGCAGGATTTGCGCCGCGTGGCCGAAGATGAAAAGATTGTTGTGTTGCGCCCCCGCGTGGTGGGCGGCACCGCTCTTGAATTCGTGCTGCCGCGCGCGGAAAACGAACCGAAGTTTCGCGAGCTGCTGGCCCGACAGTTCCCGCAGTTGAACGTAGGCGAACCGCAGGCGGGCGAAGCCGGGCAGTTGCGCTATGTGGCCCACTTCACCGCAGCGGAAGTCAAGCGCATTGAAGACCTTTCGCTTGATCAGGCCCTGCGCACCATCCGCAACCGTATTGACCAGTTCGGCGTGGCCGAGCCCGATATCCGCAAACAGGCTGGCAACCGTATTCAGGTGCAGTTGCCGGGTATTTCTGACCCGCGCCGCGCCGTGCAGGTTATCGGCCAGACCGCGCACCTCGAGTTCCATCTGGTGCGCGAGGACGTTGACCCCGGCAAGGCCGTGCTGCCCCCCGGCGTGATCGCGCTGCCCATGCTGGAGAAAAACCCCGGCCAGCAGCAGAAAGAAACCCTCATCGCTGTTGAAAAGGACGCCATGCTCACGGGCGAAGACGTGTCGGACGCCCGGCCCGCCTTTGACAACATGAACCAGTCCTACGTTACCCTGAATTTTAATGCTCGCGGTGCGCGTATTTTTGAACGCGTCACCGGTGAAAATGTGGGCCGTCGCATGGCCATTGTGCTTGATGGCAAGGTGTATTCCGCCCCTTCCATCCGCGAGCGCATCGGTGGGGGCAGAGCCAGTATTTCTGGCAGCTTCACCACTGCCGAATCTCAGGATCTTGCCATTGTGCTGCGCGCAGGTTCCCTGCCCGCGCCTGTTTCTGTACTTGAAGAGCGCACGGTGGGCCCCTCTCTGGGTCAGGAAGCCATCGACAGCGGCATCCGCGCTGCCATGGTTGGCGCTGTGGGCGTGGTGCTGTTCATCGGCGTCTACTACGGTTTGAGCGGCCTCATTGCCGACGTCATGCTCTGCTTTACCATGCTTATTGTCATGGCGGGCATGGGCGCTTTTGGCGCAACCCTGACGCTGCCGGGCATAGCTGGTATCGTTTTGACCATCGGTATGGCGGTTGACGCCAACGTGCTGATCTATGAACGCATACGAGAGGAAATACGGCTGGGCCTCACGCCGCTTGCCGCAGTGCGCGCAGGCTTTGACCGCGCGGCCATTTCCATTACAGACTCCAACCTCACGTCCATCATTGTGACCGTCATCCTGTACCAGTTCGG
This region includes:
- a CDS encoding alpha/beta fold hydrolase, with translation MRCLVLHGLAGSPFEVRPVADALEAAGHVALCPVLPGHAASEEEYLASSYSQWLDCARAAYLEQCAGGPVLLAGYSLGGLLALNIAAEAAEGRLPALAGLALLATPLFLWRMHPFFLADWRMPLLPLWCRLQPVRQLPPRSAASRAVAPWQGHETLCSYRHLQQLALAQKKARAALGGISVPLCAVQLYSDGVCPPFNSSFLVEQCGATDARLHLLRVTSPHGGHLPTTHVESRGRVAAIVAAFASEVAAGKACKIAPQRI
- the secD gene encoding protein translocase subunit SecD yields the protein MGLLWRLSIAIMVFVLSLVYALPSVPYLGTALERVLPSSKINLGLDLKGGIHLTLGVDVAKAVSNSLALTGQDLRRVAEDEKIVVLRPRVVGGTALEFVLPRAENEPKFRELLARQFPQLNVGEPQAGEAGQLRYVAHFTAAEVKRIEDLSLDQALRTIRNRIDQFGVAEPDIRKQAGNRIQVQLPGISDPRRAVQVIGQTAHLEFHLVREDVDPGKAVLPPGVIALPMLEKNPGQQQKETLIAVEKDAMLTGEDVSDARPAFDNMNQSYVTLNFNARGARIFERVTGENVGRRMAIVLDGKVYSAPSIRERIGGGRASISGSFTTAESQDLAIVLRAGSLPAPVSVLEERTVGPSLGQEAIDSGIRAAMVGAVGVVLFIGVYYGLSGLIADVMLCFTMLIVMAGMGAFGATLTLPGIAGIVLTIGMAVDANVLIYERIREEIRLGLTPLAAVRAGFDRAAISITDSNLTSIIVTVILYQFGTGPIRGFAVTLGLGIVASMFTAIFVSRAIFEEWARHCGPKGISI
- the yajC gene encoding preprotein translocase subunit YajC, yielding MGTPQAGAAPASGQEMLMQFLPLIVMFVIFWFLLIRPQQKRAKAHKQMLSELKRGDHVMTSSGLLGRILEIDDEQVLLESGEAKVRVSRGAIGGVVPVKGGKDTKEEK